A genomic stretch from Mus pahari chromosome 6, PAHARI_EIJ_v1.1, whole genome shotgun sequence includes:
- the Actl7b gene encoding actin-like protein 7B produces the protein MATKNSPSPSPKPMGTAQGDPGEAGTLPAPEAAGIRDTGSTQLKTKPKKIRKIKALVIDLGSQYCKCGYAGERRPTYFISSTVGKRSAEMAADAGDNFKETYVGHELLNMEASLKLVNPLKHGVVVDWDCIQNIWEYIFHTAMKIMPEEHAVLVSDPPLSPTSNREKYAELLFETFGIPAMHVTSQALLSIYSYGKTSGLVVESGHGVSHVVPISEGDLLPGLPSRVDYAGCDLTNYLMQLLNEAGHKFSDDHLHIIEHIKKKCCYAALLPEEEMSLGLEELHVDYELPDGKIITIGQERFRCSEMLFKPSLVGCSQPGLPELTATCLTRCQGTGFKEEMAANVLLCGGCTMLDGFPERFQRELSLLCPGDSPTVAAASERKTSVWTGGSILASLQAFQQLWVSKEEFEERGCAAIYSKC, from the coding sequence atggCGACAAAGAacagccctagccctagccctaagCCCATGGGCACAGCCCAGGGCGACCCTGGAGAGGCAGGAACACTGCCAGCACCCGAGGCTGCTGGCATCCGGGACACAGGTTCCACTCAACTGAAgacaaaacccaagaaaatacGGAAGATCAAGGCGCTGGTCATTGACCTGGGCTCCCAGTACTGTAAGTGCGGCTATGCAGGAGAGCGGAGGCCCACCTATTTCATCTCCTCTACCGTGGGCAAGCGCAGCGCTGAGATGGCTGCGGATGCTGGAGACAACTTCAAGGAGACATACGTAGGCCATGAGCTGCTCAACATGGAGGCATCTCTGAAGTTGGTTAACCCACTGAAGCACGGAGTTGTGGTGGACTGGGATTGTATCCAGAACATCTGGGAGTACATCTTCCACACCGCTATGAAGATCATGCCCGAAGAGCATGCGGTGCTGGTGTCCGACCCTCCTCTCAGCCCCACCAGCAACCGGGAGAAGTACGCTGAGCTCCTGTTCGAGACCTTCGGCATCCCTGCCATGCATGTGACCTCCCAGGCGCTGCTGTCCATCTACTCATATGGCAAGACCTCCGGGTTGGTGGTGGAGAGCGGACATGGCGTGTCGCATGTGGTGCCCATCTCTGAAGGGGACCTGCTGCCGGGCCTGCCCAGCCGTGTAGACTATGCGGGCTGCGACCTCACCAACTACCTCATGCAGCTACTCAATGAGGCAGGCCACAAGTTTTCAGACGACCACCTGCACATCATAGAACATATCAAGAAGAAGTGCTGCTATGCCGCGCTGCTGCCGGAGGAGGAGATGAGCCTGGGCCTCGAGGAGCTGCATGTCGACTACGAGCTCCCGGATGGGAAGATCATCACCATCGGCCAGGAGCGCTTCCGCTGCTCTGAGATGCTCTTCAAGCCCTCCCTGGTGGGCTGCAGTCAGCCTGGCCTCCCCGAGCTCACCGCGACCTGCCTGACCCGTTGCCAGGGCACTGGCTTCAAGGAGGAGATGGCTGCTAACGTGCTGCTGTGCGGTGGCTGCACCATGCTGGATGGCTTCCCCGAGCGTTTCCAGAGGGAGCTGAGTCTCCTCTGCCCCGGAGACAGCCCCACGGTGGCCGCTGCTTCCGAGAGGAAGACATCAGTGTGGACCGGTGGCTCCATCCTGGCCTCATTGCAAGCCTTCCAGCAGCTTTGGGTCAGCAAAGAAGAGTTTGAGGAGCGGGGCTGCGCAGCCATCTACAGCAAGTGCTAA
- the Actl7a gene encoding actin-like protein 7A, whose amino-acid sequence MSLDGVWAPQTANIGDRPAKKASDQASMQTQVLQTASLKDGPAKRAVWVRRDNAETEDPIKSTMSKDRPRLEVTKAVVVDLGTGFCKCGFAGLPKPTHKISTTVGKPYMETAKTGDNRKETFVGHELFNPDIHLKLVNPLRHGIIVDWDTVQDIWEYLFRQEMKIAPEDHAVLVSDPPLSPHTNREKYAEMLFETFNTPAMHIAYQSRLSMYSYGRTSGLVVEVGHGVSYVVPIYEGYPLPSITGRLDYAGSDLTTYLMNLMNNSGKHFSEDHLGIVEDIKTRCCFVALDPIEEKKIPAPEHEIHYTLPDGKEIRLGQERFLCSEMFFKPSLIKSMQLGLHTQTVSCLNKCDIALKRDLMGNILLCGGSTMLRGFPNRLQKELSSMCPNDTPQVNVLPERDTAVWTGGSILASLQGFQPLWVHRLEYQEHGPFFLYRRCF is encoded by the coding sequence ATGTCTCTGGATGGTGTGTGGGCTCCACAGACAGCAAACATAGGGGACAGACCTGCCAAGAAAGCTAGTGACCAGGCCTCCATGCAGACACAGGTCCTCCAAACCGCCTCCCTAAAAGATGGTCCAGCGAAAAGGGCGGTATGGGTCCGTCGGGACAATGCTGAGACAGAAGACCCCATTAAGTCAACTATGTCCAAGGATAGGCCAAGACTAGAGGTAACCAAAGCAGTGGTTGTGGACCTGGGCACTGGCTTCTGTAAATGTGGCTTTGCTGGCCTGCCAAAGCCCACTCATAAGATCTCAACAACAGTGGGCAAGCCCTACATGGAGACGGCTAAGACTGGGGATAATCGCAAAGAGACCTTTGTGGGGCACGAGCTCTTTAACCCAGATATACATCTCAAGCTGGTCAACCCCCTGCGTCATGGCATCATTGTGGACTGGGACACAGTACAGGACATCTGGGAATACCTCTTCCGGCAGGAGATGAAGATCGCCCCAGAGGATCATGCAGTCCTGGTTTCAGACCCACCCCTGAGTCCTCATACCAACAGAGAGAAGTATGCCGAGATGCTGTTTGAGACATTCAACACGCCTGCAATGCACATTGCCTACCAGTCCCGCCTGTCCATGTACTCCTACGGACGCACCTCTGGCCTGGTGGTGGAGGTTGGACATGGTGTGTCCTATGTGGTCCCCATCTATGAGGGTTATCCTTTGCCCAGCATCACAGGGAGGCTAGACTATGCAGGATCTGACCTAACGACCTACCTGATGAACCTGATGAACAACTCTGGAAAACACTTCTCTGAGGACCATCTCGGTATTGTGGAGGACATCAAGACGAGGTGCTGCTTTGTGGCCCTGGACCCCATTGAAGAGAAGAAAATCCCAGCCCCTGAACATGAGATCCATTATACCCTGCCCGATGGGAAAGAGATCCGTCTGGGTCAGGAGAGGTTCCTCTGCTCGGAGATGTTCTTCAAGCCATCTCTAATCAAGTCCATGCAGCTGGGCCTCCACACCCAGACAGTGTCCTGCCTTAACAAATGTGACATTGCACTGAAACGTGACCTCATGGGGAACATCCTGCTCTGTGGGGGCAGCACAATGCTCAGGGGGTTCCCTAACCGTCTGCAGAAGGAACTGAGCAGCATGTGCCCCAACGACACCCCCCAGGTCAACGTGCTGCCTGAGAGAGACACTGCAGTCTGGACTGGTGGGTCCATCCTAGCCTCACTCCAGGGCTTTCAACCGCTGTGGGTCCATCGCCTGGAGTA